The Pseudomonas orientalis genome contains a region encoding:
- the ptsP gene encoding phosphoenolpyruvate--protein phosphotransferase — MSNNNNRVTLSAPLSGPVLALNRVPDEVFASGAMGDGLAIDPLNDCLHAPCAGVIIHVARTGHALTLRADNGAEVLMHVGIDTVELNGEGFALLVKEGARVSQGQALVQFDLDRIARQCKSLVSLIILTNSDRFELTPLALKTVKVGEPLLQIAARATSTVQAAVDNYNSKADSEASASVRITHRGGLHARPAALIRKTAQGFSSQSHLHFADKSASCDSLIGLMGLGIGEGDEVRVSCRGKDAEAALQGLIAALSVAVSEVHHAPVAAAAPRRASVEADVLQGVCAAPGLVCGPLFRLTGIELPEDTGNHVADDQQQRLDTALQQVRDEIRSTLDHARQRKNVEEEDIFAAHLALLEDPALLEAATAAITHGSAATHAWRDAIQAQCAVLLALGKPLFAERANDLRDLQQRVLRALLGEAWHFELPAGSIVSAHELTPSDLLQLSEQQAVGICMAEGGATSHVAILARGKGLPCVVALGAEVLDVPQGQRVVLDAVNGRLELAPTDARHAEVHQIRDAQKLRRQQQDAQAQQPARTTDGVSIEVAANVASSSEARHAFENGADGVGLLRTEFLFVDRRTAPDEQEQRQAYQAVLDAMGDKSVIIRTIDVGGDKQLDYLPLPVEANPVLGLRGIRMAQVRPELLDQQLRALLQVSPLARCRILLPMVSEVDELLQIRQRLDQLCVELNLTQRPELGVMIEVPAAALMAEQLAEHADFLSIGTNDLSQYTLAMDRDHAGLAARVDALHPALLRLIAQTCAGAAKHGRWVGVCGALACDPLATPVLVGLGVSELSVSPPQIGEIKDRVRHLDAAQCRQLSLELLDLSSAKAVRHACQHHWPLS; from the coding sequence ATGTCCAACAACAATAACCGAGTGACCCTCAGCGCCCCCTTGAGTGGGCCGGTGCTGGCCCTGAACCGCGTCCCCGACGAAGTGTTCGCCAGCGGCGCCATGGGCGACGGTCTCGCTATCGACCCATTGAACGACTGTCTGCATGCACCCTGTGCCGGCGTGATCATCCATGTCGCCCGCACCGGGCACGCCCTGACCCTGCGCGCCGACAACGGTGCCGAGGTGTTGATGCATGTGGGCATCGACACCGTGGAACTCAATGGCGAAGGCTTTGCCTTGCTGGTCAAGGAAGGCGCACGGGTGAGCCAGGGCCAGGCGCTGGTGCAGTTTGACCTGGACCGCATTGCGCGTCAGTGCAAGAGCCTGGTGAGCCTGATCATCCTGACCAACAGTGATCGCTTTGAACTGACGCCTTTGGCGCTGAAAACGGTCAAGGTCGGAGAGCCGTTGCTGCAGATTGCTGCGCGCGCGACCAGCACCGTTCAAGCAGCTGTGGATAACTACAACTCAAAAGCCGACTCAGAAGCCAGTGCCAGCGTGCGCATCACCCACCGTGGCGGTTTGCATGCCCGCCCCGCCGCCTTGATTCGCAAGACGGCCCAGGGTTTCAGCAGCCAGTCGCACCTGCACTTCGCTGACAAGTCGGCGTCGTGCGACAGCCTGATTGGCTTGATGGGCCTGGGCATTGGCGAAGGCGACGAAGTTCGCGTGAGTTGCCGTGGCAAGGACGCCGAGGCCGCGTTGCAAGGGTTGATCGCGGCATTGTCCGTGGCGGTCAGCGAAGTCCATCACGCGCCGGTGGCCGCTGCTGCGCCCCGTCGTGCCAGTGTGGAAGCCGATGTGTTGCAAGGCGTTTGTGCAGCGCCCGGCCTGGTGTGCGGGCCGCTGTTTCGCCTGACCGGCATCGAATTGCCGGAAGACACCGGCAACCACGTGGCCGACGACCAACAGCAGCGCCTCGACACGGCTCTGCAGCAGGTGCGCGATGAAATCCGCAGCACCCTCGACCATGCTCGCCAACGCAAGAACGTCGAGGAAGAAGACATCTTCGCCGCCCACCTCGCGCTGCTCGAAGACCCGGCGCTGCTGGAAGCGGCCACCGCCGCCATCACACACGGCAGCGCTGCCACCCACGCCTGGCGTGATGCGATCCAGGCCCAGTGCGCGGTGCTGCTGGCACTGGGCAAGCCGTTGTTTGCCGAGCGCGCCAACGATCTGCGCGACCTGCAACAACGCGTACTGCGCGCCTTGCTGGGCGAGGCCTGGCACTTTGAACTGCCTGCCGGGTCGATCGTCAGTGCCCATGAATTGACGCCGTCAGATCTGCTGCAGTTGAGTGAGCAGCAGGCTGTGGGTATCTGCATGGCCGAAGGCGGCGCCACGTCACACGTCGCCATTCTTGCGCGGGGTAAAGGCTTGCCCTGCGTGGTCGCGCTGGGCGCCGAGGTGCTGGATGTGCCTCAGGGCCAGCGTGTGGTGCTGGACGCCGTCAATGGCCGGCTGGAACTGGCCCCCACGGACGCGCGCCATGCTGAAGTTCACCAGATTCGCGACGCGCAGAAGCTCCGTCGCCAGCAGCAAGACGCCCAAGCGCAACAACCGGCACGCACCACCGATGGCGTGAGCATTGAAGTCGCCGCCAACGTCGCCTCCAGCAGCGAGGCCCGGCACGCATTTGAAAATGGCGCCGATGGCGTCGGTTTGCTGCGCACCGAATTTCTGTTCGTCGACCGCCGCACCGCACCGGATGAACAGGAACAGCGCCAGGCTTATCAGGCCGTGCTGGATGCGATGGGCGACAAGTCCGTGATCATTCGCACCATTGACGTGGGCGGTGACAAGCAGCTCGACTACCTGCCGCTGCCTGTCGAAGCCAACCCGGTGTTGGGCCTGCGCGGCATTCGCATGGCCCAGGTGCGCCCGGAACTGCTCGACCAGCAACTGCGCGCCCTGTTGCAAGTCTCGCCGCTGGCGCGTTGCCGCATCCTGTTGCCGATGGTCAGCGAGGTGGACGAACTGCTGCAGATCCGCCAGCGCCTGGATCAACTGTGCGTGGAACTGAACCTGACGCAGCGCCCCGAACTGGGTGTGATGATCGAAGTGCCCGCCGCCGCGCTGATGGCTGAGCAGTTGGCCGAACACGCGGACTTTTTGTCCATCGGCACCAATGACCTGTCCCAGTACACCCTGGCCATGGATCGCGACCACGCAGGCTTGGCTGCCCGCGTCGACGCGCTGCACCCAGCCTTGCTGCGGCTGATCGCCCAGACCTGCGCCGGTGCGGCCAAGCATGGGCGTTGGGTCGGTGTGTGCGGCGCCCTGGCCTGCGACCCGCTGGCCACGCCGGTGCTGGTCGGCCTGGGCGTCAGCGAGCTGTCGGTAAGCCCGCCGCAGATCGGAGAAATCAAGGACCGCGTCCGCCACCTGGACGCGGCGCAATGCCGGCAACTGAGCCTTGAGCTGCTCGACCTGAGCAGTGCCAAGGCCGTTCGCCACGCCTGTCAACACCACTGGCCGCTGAGCTGA
- a CDS encoding NGG1p interacting factor NIF3, with translation MYKLAFFVPDSHVETVKTAVFAAGGGRIGDYDSCAWQVLGQGQFRALDGSQPFIGQVGQVEVVEEWKVELVVADALIVAVVAALKLSHPYETPAYEVWQLADF, from the coding sequence GTGTACAAGCTCGCGTTCTTCGTACCCGACAGCCACGTGGAGACGGTGAAAACCGCCGTCTTCGCAGCCGGCGGCGGGCGCATCGGCGACTACGACAGCTGCGCCTGGCAAGTGCTGGGCCAGGGCCAATTCCGCGCGTTGGACGGCAGTCAGCCGTTTATCGGGCAGGTCGGCCAGGTTGAAGTGGTCGAGGAGTGGAAGGTTGAGCTGGTGGTGGCGGATGCGTTGATTGTGGCTGTAGTGGCTGCGTTGAAACTGAGCCATCCGTATGAGACACCGGCGTATGAGGTGTGGCAGTTGGCGGATTTTTAA
- a CDS encoding GntR family transcriptional regulator, which yields MNPILALRPDDKQSTPLYLQLARSLEAAIHAGQWKSEQALPSERALSEQLSISRVTARKALEVLLAQGLIRRSQGSGTFITPRLEQPLSRLSGFSEMLRLKGFVPSSQWLERDITPPTHEELIRLGLSPSDKVARLKRLRKADDTVMAIEMTTMPASVLPQPQAIGNSLYEYLESVGKPIVRALQHIQAINASDEFAKLVGIAPGTAMLLMTRVGYTADNTPIEITDTYCRNDYYDFVAELRRHDYSAELRI from the coding sequence ATGAACCCCATCCTGGCCCTGCGCCCCGACGACAAGCAATCCACGCCGCTGTACCTGCAACTGGCCCGCAGCCTTGAAGCGGCGATCCATGCCGGCCAGTGGAAATCCGAGCAGGCCCTGCCCTCGGAACGCGCCCTCAGCGAGCAGTTGAGCATCTCGCGGGTCACTGCCCGCAAAGCGCTGGAGGTGTTGCTTGCCCAGGGTTTGATCCGCCGCAGCCAGGGCTCCGGCACCTTTATTACGCCGCGCCTGGAGCAGCCCTTGTCACGACTGTCGGGGTTCAGCGAAATGCTCCGGCTCAAGGGCTTCGTGCCCAGCTCGCAGTGGCTGGAGCGCGACATCACCCCGCCGACCCACGAAGAGCTGATCCGCCTGGGTCTGTCGCCCAGCGACAAAGTGGCGCGTCTCAAGCGTCTGCGCAAAGCCGATGACACGGTAATGGCGATTGAAATGACCACCATGCCCGCCTCCGTGCTGCCCCAGCCCCAAGCCATCGGCAATTCGTTGTACGAATACCTGGAAAGCGTCGGCAAGCCCATCGTGCGCGCCCTGCAGCATATCCAGGCGATCAACGCCTCGGACGAGTTCGCCAAACTGGTGGGCATCGCCCCCGGCACCGCCATGCTGCTGATGACCCGTGTGGGTTACACCGCCGACAACACCCCGATTGAAATCACCGACACCTACTGCCGCAACGACTACTACGACTTTGTCGCAGAGCTGCGCCGTCATGACTATTCCGCCGAATTGCGAATCTAG
- a CDS encoding pectate lyase: MSYPESKLTGMTGFAKAAKVTGGWSGPVVSITNLDQLKTNIAGSTPRVLVINSNISASSLTKVSMGSNKTLVGSFQNRTLNNIHLRATPESQNIIFQNIVFQHSAGIKANDDIQLYLNYGSKYWIDHCSFVGHDWSANDGSLDKLLYIGDKADYATISNCFFGNHKYGLILGHPSDDNNTAFNGFPRLTICHNRFENMEVRAPGLMRYGYFHVYNNYINKFHLGFTLAQNANILSESNHFGEGSASNGMLDDKGNGTFTDIGSVPAITNQKSPKAQWTATSNYTYTLKTAAQAKDFTVKNAGAQSVSLVFGG; encoded by the coding sequence ATGTCTTATCCAGAAAGCAAACTGACCGGCATGACCGGCTTCGCCAAAGCCGCTAAAGTCACTGGCGGCTGGTCCGGTCCGGTTGTCAGCATCACTAACCTGGATCAGCTCAAAACCAATATTGCCGGTTCCACACCCCGCGTGCTGGTGATCAATAGCAATATCTCGGCGTCCAGTTTGACCAAGGTCTCCATGGGTTCAAATAAAACCCTGGTCGGTTCGTTCCAGAACCGCACGCTCAACAACATTCACTTGCGTGCGACACCTGAGTCGCAAAACATCATTTTTCAGAACATCGTTTTCCAGCACTCGGCGGGTATCAAGGCCAATGATGATATCCAGCTGTACCTCAACTACGGCAGCAAGTACTGGATCGATCACTGCTCCTTCGTCGGCCATGACTGGTCCGCCAACGATGGCAGCCTCGACAAACTGTTATACATCGGCGACAAGGCCGACTACGCGACCATCAGCAACTGTTTTTTCGGCAACCACAAGTATGGCCTGATCCTAGGCCACCCGAGCGATGACAACAACACAGCCTTCAATGGTTTCCCACGGCTGACTATTTGCCATAATCGCTTCGAGAATATGGAAGTGCGCGCACCGGGGTTGATGCGTTATGGCTACTTCCATGTCTATAACAACTACATCAACAAGTTTCATCTCGGCTTTACCCTGGCGCAAAACGCCAACATTCTTTCCGAGAGCAACCACTTTGGCGAAGGCAGCGCAAGCAACGGCATGTTGGATGATAAAGGCAACGGTACGTTTACCGATATTGGCAGCGTGCCTGCTATCACGAATCAGAAGTCGCCCAAAGCGCAGTGGACCGCGACGTCCAATTACACCTACACCTTGAAGACTGCCGCGCAGGCAAAGGATTTCACCGTCAAGAATGCGGGGGCCCAGTCGGTAAGCCTGGTATTCGGTGGCTAA
- the nagE gene encoding N-acetylglucosamine-specific PTS transporter subunit IIBC: protein MYQHFIEGLQRLGRALMLPIAILPIAGLLLRLGDTDLLNIAVMHDAGQAIFANLALIFAIGIAVGFARDNNGTAGLAGAIGYLVMISTLKVMDTSINMGMLAGIASGLMAGALYNRFKDIKLPEYLAFFGGRRFVPIVTGFSAVGLGVIFGLIWPPIQHGINSFGVLLMESGSLGAFVFGVFNRLLIVTGLHHILNNMAWFVFGTFTDPATGAVVTGDLTRYFAGDPKGGQFMTGMFPVMLFGLPAACLAMYRNALPERRKVMGGIFLSMALTSFLTGVTEPIEFAFMFLAPFLYLIHALLTGLSMALTNLLNIHLGFTFSGGFIDMVLGWGKSTNGWLVFPVGLAYALIYYSVFTYCIRRFNLKTPGREDIQVVQAEAMSDNQRATAYIQALGGAENLLSVGACTTRLRLDMVDRNKAVDAELKALGAMAVVRPGNGGSLQVVVGPMADSIADEIRLAMPGFVAAAPVAVAPVDKPVTVHVQEAEKWLSALGGRENVRQVEAVAMTRLRVELGDDSRLSEAQLTALGCQGVSQLDSGVWHLLMGDRASGLGEALERLVSGREVGARV from the coding sequence ATGTACCAACATTTCATCGAAGGCCTGCAACGCCTGGGCCGCGCCCTGATGCTGCCGATTGCGATCCTGCCGATCGCCGGCCTGTTGCTGCGCCTGGGCGACACCGATTTGCTCAACATCGCGGTGATGCACGATGCCGGGCAGGCGATCTTCGCCAACCTGGCGCTGATCTTCGCCATCGGCATTGCCGTGGGCTTTGCCCGCGACAACAACGGCACGGCCGGCCTGGCGGGGGCGATTGGCTACCTGGTGATGATCTCCACACTCAAGGTGATGGACACCTCCATCAACATGGGCATGCTCGCCGGTATCGCCAGTGGCCTGATGGCGGGCGCGCTGTATAACCGCTTCAAGGACATCAAGCTGCCGGAGTACCTGGCGTTCTTTGGCGGGCGACGGTTTGTGCCGATTGTCACCGGCTTTTCGGCGGTGGGCCTGGGCGTGATCTTTGGTTTGATCTGGCCGCCGATCCAGCACGGCATCAACAGCTTCGGCGTATTGCTGATGGAAAGCGGTAGCCTGGGCGCCTTCGTGTTTGGCGTGTTCAACCGCCTGCTGATCGTCACCGGCCTGCACCACATCCTCAACAATATGGCGTGGTTCGTGTTTGGCACCTTCACCGACCCGGCAACCGGCGCGGTGGTGACCGGCGACCTGACCCGCTACTTCGCCGGCGACCCGAAAGGCGGCCAATTCATGACCGGCATGTTCCCGGTGATGCTGTTCGGCCTGCCCGCCGCGTGCCTGGCGATGTACCGCAACGCGCTGCCGGAGCGCCGTAAAGTGATGGGCGGGATTTTCCTGTCGATGGCGCTGACCTCATTCCTGACCGGCGTGACGGAACCGATTGAATTTGCGTTCATGTTCCTGGCGCCGTTCCTGTACCTGATCCACGCACTGCTGACTGGCCTGTCGATGGCGCTCACCAACCTGTTGAATATCCATCTCGGCTTTACCTTCTCCGGAGGGTTTATCGACATGGTGCTCGGTTGGGGCAAATCCACCAATGGCTGGCTGGTGTTCCCGGTTGGCTTGGCTTACGCGCTGATCTACTACTCGGTGTTCACCTACTGCATCCGCCGCTTCAATCTCAAGACGCCGGGTCGTGAAGATATCCAGGTGGTGCAGGCCGAGGCCATGAGCGACAACCAGCGTGCGACGGCCTACATCCAGGCGTTGGGCGGTGCTGAGAACTTGCTGAGTGTGGGTGCTTGCACCACGCGGCTGCGCTTGGACATGGTGGATCGCAACAAGGCAGTGGATGCTGAACTCAAAGCGCTGGGCGCCATGGCTGTCGTACGGCCAGGTAATGGCGGCAGCTTGCAGGTGGTCGTCGGGCCCATGGCCGATAGCATTGCTGATGAAATTCGCTTGGCCATGCCGGGGTTTGTTGCGGCAGCGCCTGTAGCGGTTGCGCCTGTGGATAAGCCAGTGACGGTGCATGTGCAGGAGGCCGAGAAATGGCTGAGCGCGCTGGGTGGACGAGAGAATGTGCGCCAGGTGGAAGCAGTGGCGATGACCCGGTTGCGGGTGGAGTTGGGGGATGATTCGCGGTTGTCTGAGGCTCAGCTCACTGCGCTGGGCTGCCAGGGGGTAAGTCAGCTCGACAGCGGTGTTTGGCATCTGTTGATGGGCGACAGGGCATCCGGGTTGGGTGAGGCGTTGGAGCGGTTGGTCAGTGGCCGTGAGGTCGGCGCCAGGGTTTAG
- the nagA gene encoding N-acetylglucosamine-6-phosphate deacetylase, protein MSEDNILTPNGWMRGRLVHEHGKVVAIEGTPCDPADNNLPYLLPGFIDLHVHGGGGADIMEGAHAFETITRTHVRFGTTSLLATTMTAPVDEITSVLGELGRFCEQRPAGSARVLGVHLEGPYINPGKLGAQPNFAHTALMAEVEAYLRLAPIRVITIAPEIAGHDGLIRALSERGVRMQIGHTLGSYEEGVAALAAGATSFTHLYNAMSPLHHREPGIVGAALAHAKYAELIPDLLHVHPGAIRVALRSIPCLYCVTDSTAAAGMPDGEYKLGSHTVTKCLGGVRLADGTLAGSTLTMDQALRNLVKIGLPISEASQRLSQFPADYLGLEERGRLQPGSFADCVRLDRSLTLTDVMVEGETIDFKNA, encoded by the coding sequence ATGTCCGAAGACAATATCCTCACGCCCAACGGCTGGATGCGTGGCCGCCTGGTGCACGAGCACGGCAAGGTGGTTGCCATTGAAGGCACGCCGTGCGACCCGGCCGACAACAACCTGCCCTACCTGCTGCCGGGCTTTATCGACCTGCATGTGCACGGTGGCGGCGGCGCGGACATCATGGAAGGTGCGCACGCCTTCGAGACCATCACCCGGACCCACGTGCGGTTTGGCACCACCTCGCTGCTGGCCACCACCATGACGGCACCGGTGGACGAAATCACCAGCGTCCTCGGTGAACTCGGCAGGTTCTGCGAGCAACGCCCGGCAGGTAGCGCCCGGGTGCTGGGCGTGCACCTGGAAGGCCCTTACATCAACCCGGGCAAACTCGGCGCCCAACCCAACTTCGCCCACACCGCCTTGATGGCCGAGGTCGAAGCCTACCTGCGCCTGGCGCCGATCCGCGTGATCACCATCGCCCCGGAAATCGCCGGCCACGACGGCCTGATCCGCGCCCTCAGCGAACGCGGCGTGCGCATGCAGATCGGCCACACCCTGGGCAGTTACGAAGAAGGCGTCGCCGCCCTCGCCGCCGGCGCCACCAGCTTTACCCATTTGTACAACGCCATGAGCCCGCTGCATCACCGCGAGCCGGGCATCGTCGGCGCCGCGCTGGCCCATGCCAAATACGCGGAACTGATACCGGACTTATTGCATGTACATCCCGGCGCGATCCGCGTGGCCTTGCGCTCCATCCCGTGCCTGTACTGCGTCACCGATTCCACCGCCGCCGCCGGTATGCCCGATGGCGAATACAAGCTGGGCAGCCACACCGTGACCAAATGCCTGGGCGGCGTACGCCTGGCCGACGGCACCCTGGCCGGCAGCACCCTGACCATGGACCAGGCGCTGCGCAACCTGGTGAAAATCGGCCTGCCGATCAGCGAAGCCTCACAACGCCTGTCGCAATTTCCTGCGGACTACCTGGGCCTGGAAGAACGCGGCCGCCTGCAACCCGGCAGCTTTGCCGACTGCGTGCGCCTGGACCGCTCACTGACACTCACCGACGTGATGGTCGAAGGAGAAACCATTGACTTCAAAAATGCTTGA
- a CDS encoding SIS domain-containing protein, translating into MTSKMLEEALASCDAVAAQLQRLDPLLEEVAGRLRRQPPQVAMTIARGSSDHAASYFAYLAMQHVGIPVASLPMSVVTLLQAPMKVSGQVAFGFSQSGQSPDLVNSLRLLRKRGALSISLVNAEDSPLQAACEFHVPLCAGPELSVAATKSFIATLSASAQLIGHWNQETDLLQACQALPDGLRDAAKQDWRLAVDALKGSQRLMVIGRGAGFAIAQEAALKLKETSAIQAEAFSSAEVRHGPMALIDENYPLLVFAPRGAEQAGLLTLAADMRQRGARVLLAAPDDIAERDLTLSRAEHPSLDPILAIQSFYVMAAGLAEARGMDPDQPRHLSKVTRTH; encoded by the coding sequence TTGACTTCAAAAATGCTTGAAGAGGCCCTGGCCTCCTGCGACGCCGTTGCGGCACAACTGCAACGCCTGGACCCGCTGCTGGAAGAAGTGGCCGGCCGCCTGCGCCGCCAGCCGCCGCAAGTGGCAATGACCATCGCCCGCGGCAGCTCCGACCATGCCGCCAGCTACTTCGCCTACCTGGCCATGCAACATGTGGGCATTCCGGTGGCATCGTTGCCGATGTCGGTGGTGACCTTGTTGCAGGCGCCGATGAAAGTCAGCGGTCAGGTAGCGTTCGGTTTCTCCCAGTCAGGCCAGAGCCCGGACCTGGTCAACAGCCTGCGCCTGTTGCGCAAGCGTGGCGCCTTGAGCATCTCGCTGGTCAATGCCGAAGATTCGCCGCTGCAAGCCGCGTGTGAATTCCACGTGCCGCTGTGCGCCGGGCCGGAACTCAGCGTGGCCGCGACCAAGAGCTTTATCGCCACCCTCAGCGCCAGCGCGCAATTGATCGGCCACTGGAACCAGGAAACCGACCTGCTGCAAGCCTGCCAGGCCCTGCCCGATGGCCTGCGCGATGCCGCCAAGCAAGATTGGCGCCTGGCCGTCGATGCCCTCAAAGGTAGCCAGCGCTTGATGGTGATCGGCCGTGGCGCCGGGTTTGCCATCGCTCAGGAAGCCGCGCTCAAGCTCAAGGAAACCTCGGCGATCCAGGCCGAAGCCTTCAGCAGCGCCGAGGTGCGCCACGGGCCGATGGCCTTGATCGACGAGAACTACCCCTTGCTGGTCTTCGCTCCACGCGGCGCCGAACAGGCCGGCCTGCTGACCCTGGCCGCCGATATGCGCCAGCGCGGTGCGCGGGTGCTCCTGGCTGCGCCGGATGACATCGCCGAGCGCGACCTGACCCTGAGCCGCGCCGAACACCCGAGCCTGGACCCGATCCTGGCGATCCAGAGTTTCTACGTGATGGCCGCCGGTCTGGCTGAAGCACGGGGCATGGACCCGGATCAGCCGCGCCACCTGAGCAAAGTCACCCGCACGCACTGA